In the Corynebacterium gerontici genome, one interval contains:
- the trpA gene encoding tryptophan synthase subunit alpha → MTRYQALFERLGKEGAFVPFIMLGDPTPQVSLAIIRTAIQAGADALELGVPFSDPVADGPTIQRSHLRALDTGATVDSSLELIRQVRAEFSDIPIGLLIYGNVPFTRGLKRFYQEFADAGADSILIPDVPVREGQPFIQAAEAAGIDPIFIAPAQASEQTLEGVAAHSRGYIYAISRDGVTGTEKESQTTGLREVVENIERFGGPPILLGFGISTPAHVRDAIQAGARGAITGSAITAIIERNLENQETLHQELSQFINDMKAATRT, encoded by the coding sequence ATGACTCGCTATCAAGCACTCTTCGAACGCCTCGGAAAAGAAGGTGCGTTCGTGCCCTTCATCATGTTGGGGGATCCAACGCCGCAGGTGTCTCTAGCCATTATCCGCACCGCCATTCAAGCGGGCGCTGATGCCCTGGAGCTCGGCGTACCATTTTCTGATCCGGTTGCCGACGGGCCCACCATTCAGCGCTCACACCTGCGCGCGCTCGACACCGGAGCCACCGTGGATTCTTCCCTGGAACTCATTCGCCAGGTTCGCGCCGAGTTTTCCGATATCCCCATCGGTTTACTTATCTACGGCAATGTGCCCTTCACCCGTGGCCTCAAGCGCTTCTATCAGGAATTTGCGGACGCCGGAGCTGATTCCATCCTCATTCCTGACGTCCCCGTCCGCGAAGGCCAGCCCTTCATTCAGGCGGCTGAGGCAGCGGGAATCGATCCCATCTTCATTGCCCCTGCGCAAGCAAGCGAGCAAACCCTCGAGGGCGTGGCGGCACATTCGCGCGGATACATCTATGCAATTTCCCGCGACGGTGTGACGGGTACTGAGAAGGAATCGCAAACCACCGGCTTGCGCGAGGTAGTGGAGAACATCGAGCGATTTGGGGGCCCACCAATTTTGCTCGGCTTTGGTATTTCCACGCCGGCACATGTGCGCGATGCGATCCAGGCAGGGGCTCGGGGAGCCATCACCGGTTCTGCTATCACCGCGATTATCGAGCGCAACTTGGAAAACCAGGAGACGCTCCACCAGGAGTTATCGCAATTCATTAACGATATGAAGGCAGCTACTCGCACCTAG
- a CDS encoding Rieske (2Fe-2S) protein has product MTSFQCDRRTFLIGSATTFAGALLVACGRKDAPKDLAVSDVPVGSAVIVDKYIIAQPKDGEYKAYSTVCPHQGAPITIVEGSQVKCTKHGSVFDISDGHVVNGPAQQPLQEVPAKVEEGKVHVSE; this is encoded by the coding sequence ATGACTTCTTTTCAATGCGACCGTCGCACATTCCTTATCGGTAGCGCCACCACCTTCGCCGGCGCCCTGCTCGTCGCCTGTGGCCGCAAAGATGCTCCCAAGGACCTGGCCGTGAGCGACGTTCCGGTGGGTAGCGCGGTGATCGTCGATAAGTACATCATCGCCCAGCCCAAGGACGGCGAATACAAGGCTTACTCCACCGTATGCCCGCACCAGGGCGCACCCATCACCATCGTGGAGGGCAGCCAGGTCAAATGCACCAAGCACGGCTCCGTCTTCGACATTTCCGACGGCCACGTGGTGAACGGCCCGGCACAACAACCGCTGCAGGAAGTGCCAGCCAAGGTGGAAGAGGGCAAGGTCCACGTCAGCGAATAG
- a CDS encoding YqgE/AlgH family protein, with the protein MDLFGDRLYQALEQSEPEPGMLLVSDPIDGMGGVFPRSILLLLEHSDTHSMAVVLNQRSDVAVFNVLPAWAEIAAKPPAVFIGGMHEQRAVSALGVLAKGVPMDDHPDMLRVANRIVRIAMSEDPGSVAHMLEGVRIFQGLHFWGPGELEEEIAAGEWYVTPALPSDVLTPGNEDLWVNVLRRQPMPLPLFATYPEDIGDN; encoded by the coding sequence ATGGATCTGTTTGGCGACCGCCTCTATCAGGCACTGGAACAATCCGAACCGGAACCCGGGATGCTGCTGGTATCCGACCCCATCGATGGTATGGGAGGCGTGTTTCCACGCAGTATCCTCTTGCTCCTTGAGCACTCAGACACGCACTCGATGGCGGTGGTACTCAATCAGCGCTCCGACGTTGCAGTGTTCAACGTCCTGCCCGCCTGGGCCGAGATTGCAGCGAAGCCACCGGCCGTCTTCATTGGCGGTATGCACGAACAACGGGCCGTATCCGCGTTGGGAGTGCTGGCTAAGGGCGTGCCCATGGACGATCACCCGGACATGCTGCGCGTGGCCAATCGCATCGTGCGCATCGCCATGAGTGAGGATCCCGGCAGTGTTGCGCACATGCTCGAAGGCGTCCGGATCTTCCAGGGCCTGCACTTCTGGGGTCCCGGTGAGCTTGAAGAGGAGATCGCGGCCGGCGAATGGTACGTCACCCCCGCGCTGCCCTCCGACGTGCTCACCCCCGGCAATGAGGATCTGTGGGTCAATGTGCTGCGCAGGCAACCAATGCCGCTGCCGCTCTTTGCCACCTATCCAGAAGATATTGGTGACAATTAG
- the trpB gene encoding tryptophan synthase subunit beta, producing the protein MSKEQPTLLPAYFGEFGGQFVPESLIPALDQLERAFVEAMESEDFRDELRGYFRDYLGRPTPLTECSKLPLTRKEGKSKVRIFLKREDLVHGGAHKTNQVIGQALLAKRMGKKRIIAETGAGQHGTATALACALLDLDCVIYMGAKDVARQQPNVYRMELMGAKVVPVDSGSGTLKDAVNEALRDWTATFHESHYLLGTAAGPHPFPTIVREFHRVISTEARAQMIERTGGLPDVVVACVGGGSNAIGMFADFVDDESVELVGAEPGGHGVDSGEHGATINAGQIGILHGTRSYLMRNGDGQVEESYSISAGLDYPGVGPQHAYLASTGRAQYVAITDAEALEAFQLLSREEGIIPALESSHALAYALKRATTADREGKELTILVSLSGRGDKDIDHVRATLDAQPELKL; encoded by the coding sequence ATGTCTAAAGAACAACCGACGCTCCTGCCAGCCTACTTTGGAGAATTTGGCGGACAATTCGTTCCCGAATCGCTCATTCCCGCCCTCGACCAACTCGAACGCGCCTTCGTGGAAGCCATGGAGTCCGAGGACTTCCGGGACGAACTGCGCGGCTACTTCCGCGATTATCTGGGGCGCCCCACACCGCTGACCGAATGCTCCAAGCTGCCGCTCACACGCAAGGAAGGCAAGAGCAAGGTTCGAATCTTCCTCAAACGTGAAGACCTCGTACACGGCGGCGCCCACAAAACCAATCAGGTCATCGGCCAGGCGCTGTTGGCCAAGCGCATGGGCAAGAAGCGGATCATCGCAGAAACCGGAGCAGGGCAGCACGGCACCGCCACCGCACTGGCATGCGCGCTGCTGGATCTTGACTGCGTGATCTACATGGGTGCCAAGGACGTCGCCCGCCAGCAGCCAAATGTGTACCGCATGGAACTCATGGGCGCCAAAGTGGTTCCCGTGGACTCCGGATCCGGCACCCTCAAAGACGCAGTGAATGAGGCGCTGCGCGATTGGACTGCGACCTTCCACGAGTCGCACTATCTTCTGGGCACCGCCGCGGGCCCGCACCCATTCCCAACCATCGTGCGCGAATTCCACCGCGTGATCTCCACCGAAGCTCGGGCGCAAATGATCGAGCGCACCGGCGGTCTGCCCGACGTGGTCGTGGCCTGCGTGGGCGGCGGCTCCAATGCCATCGGCATGTTTGCGGACTTCGTCGATGATGAATCCGTGGAACTCGTCGGCGCGGAACCCGGTGGCCATGGAGTGGACTCCGGTGAGCACGGTGCCACGATTAACGCAGGGCAGATCGGCATCCTGCACGGAACCCGCAGCTACCTCATGCGCAATGGCGATGGGCAAGTAGAAGAAAGCTACTCCATCTCCGCCGGATTGGATTACCCCGGTGTTGGCCCTCAGCACGCCTACCTCGCATCCACCGGGCGCGCGCAATACGTAGCGATCACCGATGCCGAGGCGCTGGAAGCTTTCCAATTGCTTTCACGTGAAGAGGGCATCATTCCTGCACTTGAATCCAGCCATGCGCTGGCTTATGCGCTCAAGCGCGCCACCACCGCAGACCGCGAAGGCAAGGAGCTCACCATCCTCGTGTCCTTATCCGGGCGCGGAGACAAAGACATCGACCACGTTCGCGCCACCTTGGACGCCCAACCCGAGCTTAAGCTCTAA
- a CDS encoding bile acid:sodium symporter family protein: MRAALSKLDPLIVLIVSAVLLALVFPISGTAAWWFSRATDIAIALLFFLYGARLSTTEALEGLKHWRLHLTILAFTFVLFPLLGIGLQPLGAWLGSGIATGLMYLCLVPSTVQSSVAFTSIAGGNVAGAIVSASLSNLLGVFFTPLLVMALMTHEGSVHVDTGVFLKIATQLLLPFVLGQLLRPLVGSVAANKGTKIVDRGSITMVVYSAFSHGMVAGVWGSIGALQIAFLVVLSIVIVAAMLWLTKFVAQVLGFNRADQIAIQFCGTKKSLASGLPMAAVIFGGAQLSLLILPLMIFHQVQLLMCSWLAQRIRSREASNEGEMQCFTSKQP, translated from the coding sequence ATGCGCGCTGCTTTGTCAAAACTTGATCCACTCATTGTGCTCATCGTTTCCGCCGTGCTGCTTGCGCTGGTGTTTCCCATCAGCGGAACGGCCGCCTGGTGGTTCTCTCGAGCCACAGACATAGCCATTGCGCTGCTGTTCTTCCTGTATGGAGCGCGGCTTTCCACCACCGAGGCGCTCGAAGGCCTCAAACATTGGCGCCTTCACCTCACCATCCTCGCCTTCACTTTTGTGCTCTTCCCACTGCTCGGCATCGGCCTGCAACCGCTCGGCGCATGGCTCGGCAGTGGCATCGCCACGGGGCTGATGTACCTGTGCCTGGTGCCTTCCACGGTGCAGTCTTCGGTGGCATTCACCTCCATCGCCGGTGGCAATGTGGCGGGCGCAATCGTTAGCGCCTCACTTTCCAATCTCTTAGGCGTGTTCTTCACCCCCTTGCTGGTAATGGCGTTGATGACGCACGAGGGCTCCGTCCACGTGGATACCGGCGTGTTCTTGAAGATCGCCACGCAATTGCTCTTGCCCTTCGTGCTGGGGCAGTTGCTGCGTCCCCTGGTTGGCTCGGTTGCGGCTAATAAGGGAACGAAGATCGTCGATCGCGGTTCCATCACAATGGTGGTGTATTCGGCGTTTTCTCACGGCATGGTGGCCGGTGTGTGGGGCTCAATCGGCGCGCTGCAAATCGCTTTCCTGGTGGTTCTTTCCATCGTGATTGTGGCGGCGATGCTGTGGTTGACCAAATTCGTGGCGCAAGTCTTGGGCTTCAACCGGGCGGATCAGATCGCCATCCAATTCTGCGGCACCAAGAAGTCCTTGGCCTCTGGTCTGCCCATGGCCGCAGTCATTTTTGGCGGAGCTCAGCTATCCTTATTGATTCTGCCGCTCATGATTTTCCATCAAGTTCAATTGCTCATGTGCTCCTGGTTAGCGCAGCGCATACGGTCGCGAGAGGCGAGCAATGAAGGAGAAATGCAATGCTTTACATCAAAACAACCCTGA
- a CDS encoding DUF6049 family protein encodes MNLRITSAGVALGVLIGSLNTPLAAMGEGLPVSPNSESTKQRWINPNVREVDAEGPVRIELLQVPTSIKVGEALKLRVKVSNNGDEAIEKNALNIVVRHADAEDNLAQTRTVLAGDASVFPYSAQPQTVEQSIAPKQSVEIDLEVPTAKGQPGGLAIDTAGEYPILVGLQDASKAWLSTQRFLSAFHAQGQLASEDSEDDPPELSAIVPLSMPIDAVGGETGEAPEPSQLLLQSENLADALADDGQMQELLKSFDAFSAAYPEAAQATCLGIDPELLRTVQRMSRGYMVASKRPSVVSQKQRLRDSWGDNRNAVKMEPGQGQQAASDWLGHLRAVAQETCTLALPWANAELNAVQATNNEWLMREALQRGQLTLERILGTKPLNNVVVPGSGYIAPPTTQSLGWADEASIPRSDQFDPLGQAWFQEGQDPNVSRETSPSSDGSRSSLEEDRALKAATPAPIPAQPVRALVADNTVWGVAKEGTTARLAQGIFAKTYPGSLTAMLGDATDAPPTYGYGNYDTRFDARSDSLPARIATASAAIELETHHSDGPLMLMLPTQPSDPKTLLNTMGELLERGEAKPQTVEAYLRTSGDTINALNSMPSAQEGIPFGAPFDDPTVFSDTEINRARQQADYIDDFTHLMVPDPAVAIGPYSFTAPLRREVLRALSVNGRQSIATFDATVDRETKLLDQNRDTLTELRSSVTLLPPGNVYTRWSDSSPLLIAARNGLPLPVDARIRYAAPPGASIDVDDRLLIPAKGSITAQMTANLPTDAGRTDIDLWLATPSGAAISKPVTIGVQTRSGLLGAKTSTVTVMALLLVLIGIGVLRKRKARRSSHPKRTTRPPRPPHTYAQGAMQQGQRQQRVQTRRVQRRPRRDEEAP; translated from the coding sequence TTGAACCTGCGCATCACCAGCGCCGGTGTCGCCCTTGGGGTGCTCATCGGCTCACTCAACACGCCTCTTGCCGCCATGGGGGAGGGGCTGCCGGTTTCGCCGAATTCGGAATCTACAAAGCAGCGCTGGATCAACCCGAATGTGCGCGAAGTAGACGCCGAAGGCCCCGTGCGCATTGAGCTGTTGCAGGTGCCAACCTCCATCAAGGTGGGTGAGGCGCTCAAGCTGCGGGTGAAAGTGAGCAATAACGGCGACGAGGCGATTGAGAAGAACGCTCTGAATATCGTGGTGCGCCACGCGGACGCCGAGGACAACCTGGCGCAAACGCGCACGGTGCTGGCGGGGGATGCCTCCGTGTTTCCCTATAGTGCGCAGCCTCAAACGGTTGAGCAATCCATTGCGCCAAAGCAAAGCGTGGAGATTGATCTGGAGGTTCCAACTGCCAAGGGCCAACCCGGCGGCTTGGCTATCGACACCGCCGGTGAGTATCCAATCCTGGTGGGGCTACAAGATGCCAGCAAGGCGTGGCTGAGCACGCAACGCTTTTTAAGTGCCTTTCACGCGCAGGGTCAGCTCGCATCCGAAGATTCGGAAGATGATCCGCCCGAGCTTTCCGCCATCGTGCCGCTGAGCATGCCTATAGACGCCGTTGGTGGCGAAACAGGCGAGGCTCCGGAGCCGAGCCAGTTGCTGTTGCAGTCCGAGAATCTTGCGGACGCCCTCGCCGATGACGGGCAGATGCAGGAGCTGCTGAAGAGCTTCGATGCGTTTTCCGCTGCCTATCCCGAGGCCGCCCAAGCGACGTGCCTGGGAATTGATCCCGAATTATTACGCACCGTCCAACGCATGTCACGGGGATATATGGTGGCAAGCAAGCGCCCGAGCGTGGTGAGCCAAAAGCAGCGCTTGCGAGATTCCTGGGGTGATAACCGCAATGCAGTAAAGATGGAGCCTGGCCAGGGCCAGCAGGCAGCCAGCGATTGGCTTGGGCATCTGCGGGCAGTAGCGCAGGAGACATGCACTCTGGCGCTGCCCTGGGCCAATGCTGAACTCAATGCCGTGCAAGCAACTAATAATGAGTGGCTGATGCGCGAGGCGTTGCAGCGCGGGCAATTGACCCTCGAAAGAATACTGGGAACGAAGCCGCTCAATAACGTTGTAGTTCCCGGCTCGGGATATATCGCTCCGCCAACTACACAGAGCCTGGGATGGGCCGATGAGGCCTCGATTCCACGCTCCGATCAATTCGATCCGCTGGGGCAGGCGTGGTTCCAGGAGGGGCAAGACCCCAATGTTTCACGTGAAACATCGCCATCCTCCGATGGTTCGAGATCCTCACTCGAAGAGGATCGCGCGCTCAAGGCAGCAACTCCGGCGCCCATTCCAGCGCAGCCCGTGCGCGCCCTGGTGGCGGACAATACCGTCTGGGGCGTGGCCAAGGAGGGCACCACTGCGCGCCTCGCGCAGGGCATCTTCGCCAAAACATATCCCGGTTCCCTCACCGCCATGCTTGGCGACGCCACCGACGCCCCACCAACCTACGGATACGGCAATTACGACACCCGCTTCGATGCGCGAAGCGATTCTCTGCCCGCGCGTATAGCAACCGCCAGCGCGGCCATTGAACTGGAAACGCATCACAGCGACGGCCCGCTCATGCTCATGCTGCCCACGCAGCCTTCCGATCCCAAGACCTTGCTCAACACGATGGGGGAGCTGCTGGAACGGGGCGAAGCAAAGCCGCAAACGGTGGAGGCATATCTGCGCACATCCGGGGACACGATCAATGCGCTGAACTCCATGCCGAGCGCGCAGGAGGGAATCCCATTCGGCGCGCCCTTCGACGACCCCACCGTATTCTCCGACACGGAGATCAATCGTGCACGCCAGCAGGCGGACTACATCGATGACTTCACCCATCTCATGGTTCCGGATCCTGCAGTGGCCATTGGCCCCTATAGCTTTACCGCGCCGCTGCGGCGCGAAGTGCTCCGCGCACTCAGCGTCAACGGCAGACAATCCATCGCAACCTTCGATGCCACCGTGGATCGCGAAACAAAGCTCCTCGACCAAAACCGCGACACGCTCACAGAGCTGCGCTCATCCGTGACGCTCTTGCCGCCCGGCAACGTGTACACGCGCTGGTCGGATTCCTCGCCGCTGTTGATCGCCGCGCGCAACGGTCTGCCTCTGCCGGTGGATGCCCGGATTCGTTACGCAGCACCACCTGGGGCGAGCATCGACGTCGATGATCGCCTTCTCATCCCCGCCAAGGGCTCCATCACCGCCCAAATGACAGCCAATTTGCCCACCGACGCGGGACGCACAGACATTGACCTCTGGCTCGCCACCCCATCGGGCGCCGCGATTTCTAAGCCCGTCACCATCGGCGTACAGACGCGCTCAGGACTGCTCGGTGCCAAGACCTCCACTGTGACCGTCATGGCGCTGCTGCTTGTCCTCATCGGCATCGGGGTACTCAGAAAGCGCAAGGCGCGCCGTAGCAGCCACCCGAAGCGCACAACCCGGCCGCCGAGGCCGCCGCATACCTACGCCCAAGGCGCGATGCAGCAGGGCCAGCGACAGCAGCGAGTGCAGACTCGTCGCGTGCAGCGCAGGCCAAGGAGAGACGAAGAGGCACCCTAA
- a CDS encoding CCA tRNA nucleotidyltransferase: MLIAAKQELSQFDSLLSALQHAFAARQHKVYLVGGSVRDALLGRLSHDLDFTTDARPNVVLEILESLTPVVWDTGLAFGTVSAEIEGMQVEITTFRSDSYDGQSRNPEVQYGDTLEGDLVRRDFRVNAMALELGQTEPIFHDPLGGLQDLAARILDTPATPEQSFHDDPLRMLRAARFVSQLEFELAPRVSEAMKAMAGQIERISVERVQMELDKLMLGRAPWEGIRAMVDSGLAEYIYPEIPALQLTQDEHRQHKDVYEHSLKVLRQAVDLEDEPDLVLRWAALTHDIGKPDTREFHEDGRVSFHQHEVVGARLVRRRMRALKYSKQMTKDVGQLVFLHMRFHGFSENAWTDSAVRRYVSDAGHLLPQLNKLVRADVTTRNRRKAQRLQRLFDLFSQRIADIAAKEDLAKVRPDLDGNEIMELLGLPPGPEVGRAWKYLKELRLERGPMEREEAIEALQLWWAAQKG; the protein is encoded by the coding sequence ATGCTCATCGCAGCAAAACAGGAGCTGTCTCAGTTTGATTCCCTGCTGAGCGCGCTCCAACACGCCTTCGCCGCACGGCAGCACAAGGTGTACTTAGTGGGTGGATCAGTTCGCGATGCGCTCCTTGGCCGTCTGAGCCATGATCTGGATTTCACCACCGATGCGCGCCCGAACGTGGTGCTGGAAATCCTCGAAAGCCTCACCCCGGTGGTGTGGGACACTGGACTTGCCTTCGGGACGGTGTCTGCGGAGATTGAGGGAATGCAGGTGGAAATCACCACCTTCCGCTCCGATAGTTACGATGGCCAATCCCGCAACCCCGAGGTGCAATACGGCGATACCCTCGAGGGCGATCTGGTGCGCCGCGATTTCCGCGTCAATGCCATGGCGCTCGAGCTTGGCCAGACGGAGCCGATCTTCCACGACCCGCTTGGTGGCCTGCAGGATTTAGCGGCACGCATCCTCGATACCCCAGCCACGCCTGAGCAAAGTTTCCATGACGATCCCCTGCGCATGTTGCGTGCCGCCCGCTTTGTCTCGCAGCTCGAATTTGAGCTCGCCCCGCGGGTGAGTGAGGCGATGAAGGCGATGGCCGGGCAGATTGAGCGGATCTCCGTTGAGCGCGTGCAAATGGAGCTGGACAAGCTCATGCTCGGCAGAGCCCCCTGGGAGGGCATCCGCGCCATGGTAGATTCTGGCCTGGCGGAGTACATTTATCCCGAAATCCCCGCCCTGCAGCTCACCCAAGACGAGCACCGCCAGCACAAGGACGTGTACGAACACTCGCTGAAGGTGTTGCGCCAGGCAGTGGACCTGGAAGACGAGCCGGACCTGGTGCTGCGATGGGCCGCGCTTACCCACGATATTGGCAAGCCCGATACGCGCGAATTTCATGAAGACGGGCGCGTGAGCTTTCACCAACATGAAGTGGTGGGCGCGCGCCTCGTTCGGCGTCGTATGAGGGCGTTGAAGTACTCCAAGCAAATGACCAAAGACGTGGGCCAGTTAGTCTTCCTCCACATGCGCTTCCACGGCTTCAGTGAAAATGCTTGGACCGATTCTGCTGTTCGACGCTACGTCAGCGATGCCGGGCACCTGCTGCCACAGCTTAATAAGCTGGTGCGTGCGGATGTGACCACGAGGAATCGTCGAAAAGCTCAGCGATTACAGCGACTTTTTGATCTCTTTAGCCAGCGAATCGCGGACATTGCCGCCAAGGAAGATCTGGCGAAAGTGCGTCCTGACCTGGACGGAAACGAAATCATGGAGCTGCTTGGGTTGCCGCCGGGGCCTGAGGTTGGCCGCGCGTGGAAGTACCTCAAGGAGCTGAGGCTCGAACGCGGGCCGATGGAACGCGAAGAAGCCATTGAAGCGCTGCAGCTTTGGTGGGCTGCACAGAAAGGTTAG